A genomic region of Paralichthys olivaceus isolate ysfri-2021 chromosome 18, ASM2471397v2, whole genome shotgun sequence contains the following coding sequences:
- the barhl1b gene encoding barH-like homeobox 1b encodes MESSANGSSFGIDSLLSHRPGSPVSKGDSLVGECRSPLEFSPRSDVESGCSSPPSPRRECVDEVAQRQGHGVGLPPHLQHAQISAGSQQRTVTSSFLIRDILADCKPLAACAPYSSNGQPTQETGRLASKIADDFMEKIHSNSSSDSEYKVKEEGDREISSSRDSPQVRLKKPRKARTAFTDHQLAQLERSFERQKYLSVQDRMELAASLNLTDTQVKTWYQNRRTKWKRQTAVGLELLAEAGNYSALQRMFPSPYFYPQSLVSNLDPGAALYLYRGPTAPPPALQRPLVPRILLHGLQGGSEPPPPPPLPPMSGVLSRPTQQR; translated from the exons ATGGAGTCGTCCGCCAACGGGTCCAGTTTTGGGATCGACTCGCTGCTGTCCCACAGGCCGGGAAGCCCGGTGTCCAAAGGGGACAGCCTGGTCGGGGAGTGCCGATCGCCCCTGGAGTTCAGCCCGAGGTCGGACGTGGAGAGCGGCTGCTCGTCGCCTCCGTCGCCGAGGAGGGAGTGCGTGGACGAGGTGGCCCAGAGGCAAGGTCACGGAGTGGGCCTGCCGCCGCACCTGCAGCACGCACAGATCTCTGCGGGGTCGCAGCAGAGGACCGTGACCTCGTCGTTCCTCATCAGAGACATTCTCGCGGACTGTAAGCCTCTGGCCGCCTGCGCGCCCTACTCCAGCAATGGGCAGCCGACCCAGGAGACGGGGAGGCTGGCCTCGAAGATAGCGGACGACTTtatggagaaaatccacagcaACTCGTCGTCAGACAGCGAATATAAAG tgaaagaggagggggacagggagatctccagcagcagagacagccCTCAGGTGCGGCTGAAGAAGCCCAGGAAGGCCCGCACGGCCTTCACCGACCACCAGCTGGCGCAGCTGGAGCGCAGCTTCGAGCGGCAGAAGTACCTGAGCGTCCAGGACCGCATGGAGCTGGCGGCCTCCCTCAACCTCACCGACACACAGGTCAAGACCTGGTACCAGAACCGGAG GACAAAGTGGAAGAGGCAGACAGCGGTGGGACTCGAGCTGTTGGCGGAGGCTGGAAACTACTCCGCCCTGCAGAGGATGTTCCCGTCCCCGTACTTCTACCCGCAGAGCCTGGTGTCCAACCTGGACCCCGGGGCGGCCCTCTACCTGTACAGGGGCCCCACGGCGCCGCCGCCGGCCCTGCAGAGACCCCTGGTGCCACGGATCCTGCTGCACGGCCTGCAGGGAGGCAGCGAGCCGCCGCCTCCGCCTCCTCTGCCCCCCATGTCCGGCGTGCTTTCCCGGCCAACTCAGCAGCGGTGA